From Juglans regia cultivar Chandler chromosome 6, Walnut 2.0, whole genome shotgun sequence, the proteins below share one genomic window:
- the LOC108988629 gene encoding calcium uniporter protein 4, mitochondrial-like, whose product MAYRKTLAKRLFDGCRVTSPSVTLEHTPISSPSGRILVIPPNASKTNFHREYITSPDSAEKGFFRRFLHRRTASNQSSSRLPEFLSLPVGHKLRETLRAINITGDGLRLDGLRPPAANPAVSADSRYGISVHDARKILRLTQMEKLKAKLGEIPKSSISYSEFVRICIEGCDQNEDQGLEFAKTLDDSGNVIVLGSVVFLRPDQVAKSMETLISQTIANPNDPRRKELEEMEARKTMIDSKARSSVMGELCCGLGFLLAQALAFMRLTFWELTWDVMEPICFFTASLDFALCYAFFLRTSIEPSFRGYYQCRFIAKQRKLMALHNFDFVRYNELRKACYSSSCSSIPNAQSFSPLGHGAEGFVGAMRR is encoded by the exons atggCGTATCGGAAAACGCTAGCGAAGCGTCTGTTTGACGGTTGCAGAGTTACATCGCCGTCGGTGACTCTAGAACACACGCCGATCTCGTCTCCTTCGGGTCGGATCCTAGTTATCCCTCCAAATGCTTCCAAAACAAACTTCCACCGCGAGTACATCACTTCACCGGACTCGGCCGAGAAGGGATTTTTCCGGCGATTCTTACACCGGAGGACGGCCAGCAACCAGTCATCTTCGAGGCTCCCCGAGTTCCTATCCCTTCCCGTCGGGCACAAGCTCCGGGAGACGCTCAGAGCCATCAACATTACCGGCGATGGTCTCAGACTAGACGGCCTGAGACCTCCGGCGGCTAATCCAGCAGTCTCCGCCGATAGTCGGTACGGTATCTCCGTCCACGATGCGAGAAAGATCCTGAGGCTCACACAAATGGAGAAGCTGAAAGCAAAGCTCGGGGAGATCCCGAAGAGCTCGATTTCGTACTCTGAGTTTGTCCGGATCTGCATCGAAGGTTGTGATCAGAACGAGGATCAAGGCCTCGAGTTTGCCAAAACGTTGGACGACTCGGGAAACGTCATCGTTTTGGGAAGCGTAGTGTTTCTCCGGCCCGACCAG gtGGCAAAGTCAATGGAGACACTAATTTCTCAAACAATAGCGAATCCGAACGACCCAAGAAGAAAAGAACTAGAAGAGATGGAGGCCCGAAAGACCATGATCGACAGCAAAGCAAGGTCTTCGGTCATGGGCGAGCTCTGCTGCGGACTGGGGTTCCTTCTGGCCCAGGCCCTGGCCTTCATGAGGCTGACCTTCTGGGAGCTTACCTGGGATGTCATGGAGCCCATCTGCTTCTTCACCGCCTCCCTTGACTTCGCTCTCTGTTACGCCTTCTTCCTTCGAACCTCCATCGAACCCTCCTTCAGGGGCTACTACCAGTGCCGGTTTATCGCCAAGCAAAGAAAGCTCATGGCTCTGCACAACTTTGACTTCGTCCGGTACAATGAACTCCGCAAAGCCTGCTATTCGAGCTCCTGCTCTTCGATTCCCAACGCCCAATCTTTTTCGCCCTTGGGTCACGGAGCAGAGGGATTCGTTGGTGCCATGCGTCGTTGA